One part of the Salinivirga cyanobacteriivorans genome encodes these proteins:
- a CDS encoding ATP-binding protein, producing MTKPILLIIWGIFLLASCNNVSTSYEPTPEEKEWIAKHEFTIGVYPFYPPYAFVEEKQSITGLFKELQQIIDDATGFRYKQVFYPNWADYLKAAEAGNIDVIHPIIPTTERRNYLSFTSPVVMDPHVMVVPKNSEKPQSLADLKQHNELRIAAVKDYFITDYLLNTFDEHKIVYYADDRTCIKALNRGEADVFMSQKYTVRYFLKDNDNLITISDIPANTILSIGVQKDKTMLYQIYSKAINGISEDDLAKLVNKWSYQRYLPFYRQYSFWLYTGLLAAGLALLLLFWNKTLSREVKSRTEQLLEAKLKAEESDRLKTAFVSNISHEVRTPLNAINGYSELLALEFSDPKIQDYSNDILANSHRLTSVIESMIIFSQLESGEVTVSNQKVDLNELMDSVVMKFKEMVPDKLSKIDFKAEYALEAYMLQTDPFYFRKMLSLLIDNSFKFTEAGEVVIGYKLIHNTLQVFVRDTGSGIDPEQLPKIFDKFHKFSIHNDRFYSGTGVGLTIVMGLAHLLGFAIDVESTPGNGTTFYLNKI from the coding sequence ATGACTAAACCAATATTGTTAATCATTTGGGGTATTTTTTTATTAGCTAGTTGTAATAATGTAAGTACTTCTTATGAGCCAACACCAGAAGAAAAGGAATGGATTGCAAAGCATGAGTTTACAATAGGTGTTTATCCTTTTTATCCTCCATATGCATTTGTAGAGGAGAAACAATCGATAACGGGCTTATTTAAGGAATTGCAGCAGATTATTGACGATGCTACTGGGTTCAGATACAAGCAGGTTTTTTATCCAAACTGGGCCGATTATCTGAAAGCGGCTGAAGCTGGTAATATAGATGTTATTCATCCGATTATTCCTACTACAGAACGGAGGAATTATTTAAGTTTTACAAGTCCGGTAGTTATGGACCCACATGTAATGGTCGTTCCCAAAAACTCGGAAAAGCCACAAAGCCTTGCTGATTTAAAACAGCATAATGAACTAAGAATAGCTGCAGTAAAAGATTATTTTATCACTGATTATTTACTCAATACTTTTGATGAACATAAAATAGTGTATTATGCAGATGATAGAACATGCATAAAAGCTTTGAATAGAGGAGAAGCAGATGTATTTATGTCTCAAAAATATACTGTTCGGTATTTCCTCAAGGATAATGATAATCTTATAACTATCAGCGATATTCCTGCAAATACAATATTATCTATCGGGGTTCAGAAAGATAAAACTATGCTTTACCAGATTTATTCAAAAGCGATAAACGGAATATCAGAAGATGATTTGGCTAAATTGGTAAACAAATGGTCATACCAGCGCTACCTGCCTTTTTACAGGCAATATAGCTTTTGGTTATATACAGGGTTGTTGGCAGCAGGTTTGGCATTATTACTTCTTTTTTGGAACAAAACCCTTTCACGTGAGGTGAAAAGCAGAACAGAACAATTACTAGAAGCTAAATTAAAGGCAGAGGAAAGCGACAGGCTTAAGACCGCTTTTGTATCCAATATTTCACATGAAGTGCGGACACCGCTGAATGCTATAAACGGTTACTCTGAATTGTTGGCTCTTGAATTTTCTGACCCGAAAATACAGGATTACAGTAACGATATTTTGGCCAATAGTCACAGGTTAACAAGTGTAATTGAGAGTATGATAATATTTTCGCAGCTTGAGAGCGGGGAGGTTACAGTTAGCAATCAAAAGGTTGATTTGAATGAACTTATGGACTCCGTAGTTATGAAATTCAAAGAAATGGTTCCGGATAAATTAAGCAAGATTGATTTTAAAGCAGAATATGCATTAGAAGCTTATATGCTGCAAACAGACCCGTTTTATTTTCGGAAAATGCTGAGCCTTTTAATTGATAACTCATTTAAGTTTACTGAAGCGGGTGAGGTTGTTATAGGATATAAATTAATTCATAATACACTACAGGTGTTTGTGAGAGATACCGGATCAGGAATTGATCCTGAGCAGTTGCCCAAAATTTTTGATAAGTTTCATAAGTTTTCAATCCATAATGATCGTTTCTACAGCGGTACAGGGGTCGGTCTTACTATTGTCATGGGCCTGGCCCATTTATTGGGTTTTGCAATTGATGTGGAATCTACACCGGGGAATGGCACTACGTTTTACCTAAATAAGATTTAA
- a CDS encoding aconitate hydratase, with protein sequence MLFDLDLIKNVYASFEDKLKDARNTLNRPLTLTEKILYSHLHKDQPIKEFKRGEDYVNFAPDRVAMQDATAQMALLQFMNAGRNKVAVPSTVHCDHLIQAQVGAEKDLSTAWNQNSEVFEFLKSVSKKYGIGFWEPGAGIIHQVVLENYAFPGGMMIGTDSHTVNAGGLGMVAIGVGGADAVDVMADMPWELKMPKLIGVKLTGKLSGWASSKDVILKVAEILTAKGGTGFILEYFGEGANSISCTGKGTICNMGAEIGATTSLFGYDNRMSDYLQNTGREDVAELANQMTANLTGDKEVYDNPDQYFDKVIEINLSEIEPLVNGPFTPDLAHPISKLGDNATKNDYPLDIEVGLIGSCTNSSYEDLTRAASIAKQAKEKKLKVKTEFMVTPGSEMIRYTTERDGVLKYFEDIGGVVLANACGPCIGQWKRHTDDPERKNTILTSFNRNFAKRNDGNPNTHGFVSSPELVTALTIGGTLTFNPMKDSLINEDGEEVYLDPPTGEEFPQQGFDLKEMGFIPPAKDSSDVEIVVKEDSNRLQLLEPFPANNEKDIKDLKLLIKAKGKCTTDHISMAGPWLRFRGHLDNISDNLLQGAVNEFHNKANYTKNQVNGEYDKTPGVARAYKEAGVQSFIIGDENYGEGSSREHAAMEPRHMGVRVVIVRSFARIHETNLKKQGILALTFANPADYDKIKEDDTINVLDIDKLAPGKDVTVVINHKDGATEKIMAKHTYSPVQIEWFHAGSALNLIRKQNQ encoded by the coding sequence ATGCTGTTTGATTTAGACTTAATAAAAAACGTATACGCGTCATTCGAAGACAAACTAAAAGACGCAAGAAACACATTGAACCGACCATTAACCCTTACGGAAAAAATTCTCTATTCGCACCTGCATAAAGACCAGCCAATAAAAGAGTTTAAACGTGGTGAAGACTATGTAAACTTTGCCCCTGACAGGGTTGCAATGCAAGATGCTACAGCGCAAATGGCGCTATTGCAATTTATGAATGCAGGCCGCAATAAAGTAGCCGTTCCCTCCACAGTGCATTGCGATCATCTTATTCAGGCGCAGGTTGGTGCCGAAAAAGACTTATCAACAGCCTGGAACCAAAACAGTGAAGTTTTTGAATTTTTAAAGTCTGTTTCTAAAAAATATGGAATTGGTTTTTGGGAACCCGGTGCTGGTATTATTCACCAGGTTGTACTAGAAAATTATGCATTCCCCGGCGGCATGATGATTGGCACGGATTCGCACACAGTAAACGCTGGCGGACTGGGAATGGTGGCTATAGGCGTAGGCGGAGCCGACGCCGTTGATGTTATGGCCGACATGCCCTGGGAATTAAAAATGCCTAAACTCATTGGTGTAAAACTTACGGGTAAACTCAGCGGCTGGGCATCTTCAAAAGATGTGATTCTAAAAGTGGCCGAAATTCTTACCGCAAAGGGAGGAACAGGCTTTATACTGGAATATTTTGGCGAAGGAGCAAATTCTATAAGCTGTACCGGTAAGGGTACAATTTGTAACATGGGTGCTGAAATTGGCGCTACCACATCACTATTTGGTTATGACAACAGAATGAGCGACTACTTGCAAAATACCGGCAGGGAGGATGTAGCCGAATTAGCCAATCAAATGACAGCCAACCTTACAGGTGATAAGGAAGTTTATGACAATCCTGACCAATATTTCGACAAAGTTATTGAAATAAATCTCTCCGAAATAGAGCCACTTGTAAACGGACCATTTACACCAGACCTTGCCCACCCTATAAGCAAGCTAGGCGATAACGCTACAAAAAACGATTATCCGTTAGATATTGAAGTTGGATTAATAGGTTCTTGTACCAACTCATCGTATGAAGATTTAACAAGAGCAGCATCCATTGCAAAACAAGCAAAAGAGAAAAAACTCAAAGTAAAAACTGAATTTATGGTAACCCCGGGGTCAGAAATGATTCGATATACGACCGAAAGAGACGGGGTACTCAAATATTTTGAAGATATTGGCGGAGTTGTATTGGCTAATGCATGCGGGCCATGTATTGGACAATGGAAAAGACATACCGATGACCCGGAGCGTAAAAACACAATTCTGACCTCTTTTAATCGCAACTTTGCCAAGAGAAATGATGGTAATCCAAATACACACGGATTTGTGTCTTCACCCGAATTGGTTACAGCACTAACAATAGGTGGCACACTTACATTCAATCCAATGAAGGACTCACTCATTAATGAAGATGGTGAAGAAGTATATCTCGATCCTCCAACAGGTGAAGAGTTCCCGCAACAGGGCTTCGATCTAAAAGAGATGGGCTTCATTCCTCCGGCGAAAGACAGTAGTGACGTCGAAATTGTGGTAAAAGAAGATTCAAACAGACTTCAATTACTTGAGCCTTTCCCGGCTAATAATGAAAAAGATATAAAAGATTTAAAACTTTTAATTAAAGCCAAAGGTAAGTGTACAACTGACCACATCTCTATGGCCGGCCCCTGGTTGCGTTTCCGCGGCCACCTTGATAATATTTCTGATAATTTATTGCAGGGTGCAGTCAATGAATTTCATAACAAAGCCAATTACACCAAAAACCAGGTCAATGGTGAGTATGACAAAACACCGGGTGTAGCAAGAGCATATAAAGAAGCGGGTGTACAGTCGTTTATTATTGGAGATGAAAATTATGGCGAAGGCTCTTCCCGTGAGCATGCCGCAATGGAGCCCAGGCACATGGGTGTTAGGGTGGTTATAGTAAGGTCATTTGCTCGCATACACGAAACAAACCTGAAAAAACAGGGTATTCTTGCCTTAACTTTTGCCAACCCTGCTGATTATGATAAAATAAAAGAAGACGACACTATTAATGTACTTGATATTGATAAACTGGCACCAGGCAAGGATGTGACTGTAGTAATTAATCATAAAGACGGAGCTACTGAAAAAATAATGGCTAAGCATACCTACAGTCCGGTGCAAATAGAGTGGTTTCATGCAGGATCTGCCCTAAATTTAATTAGAAAACAAAATCAATAA
- a CDS encoding citrate (Si)-synthase, with protein MKTFKETLAEKIEAWRPRTERLIKEYGDVEVDKVTIGKILGGMRGLKCLATDISYLDPNEGIRYRGYTLQEVFKKLPKPPGSEMPYVEGVFYLLVTGEMPNEKELEHVLDEFSKRRILPRYVYEVIDSFPCCSHPMSIFSTAILTMGRESFFVKKYHAGVSKKDYWESTFEDALNLLAKLPEIGAYIYAKLYRDGKRIHSNPDLDFGANFAHMMGKEKPYDDVSRMHFIIHSDHESGNVSAHTGHLVGSSLSDVYLSISSMVNGLAGPLHGLANQEVLRWLQQLMDRMGGKIPNEEEMKQFVWDTLNSGQVIPGYGHAVLRKTDPRYALQREFSLKHLKEDPLFKYVDMLYKVVPPILKEQGKAKNPWPNVDAQSGIIQWHYGITEYDFYTVLFGIGRAIGITANLIWDRALGYPLERPKSLTTEMLEEIAGINKSDK; from the coding sequence ATGAAAACGTTCAAAGAAACACTAGCCGAAAAGATAGAAGCATGGCGACCAAGAACTGAGCGCCTTATAAAAGAATATGGAGATGTAGAAGTAGATAAGGTTACCATTGGTAAAATTCTTGGCGGAATGCGGGGCCTGAAATGCCTGGCTACAGATATCTCATACCTCGATCCGAACGAAGGTATTCGCTACAGGGGGTATACCCTTCAGGAAGTTTTCAAAAAACTCCCCAAACCACCCGGAAGCGAAATGCCCTATGTTGAAGGCGTTTTCTATCTTTTGGTTACAGGTGAAATGCCAAATGAAAAAGAGCTGGAGCATGTTCTTGACGAATTTTCAAAACGTAGAATATTACCACGTTATGTATACGAAGTAATAGATTCATTTCCATGCTGTAGCCACCCTATGTCCATTTTTTCTACGGCGATACTTACTATGGGAAGAGAATCTTTCTTTGTTAAAAAGTACCATGCCGGAGTAAGTAAAAAAGATTACTGGGAGTCTACTTTTGAGGATGCATTGAATTTATTGGCAAAACTACCAGAAATAGGTGCCTATATTTATGCCAAGCTTTACCGCGATGGTAAGCGAATACACAGTAATCCCGATCTTGACTTTGGAGCAAACTTCGCCCATATGATGGGTAAAGAAAAGCCTTACGACGATGTTTCGCGCATGCATTTTATAATTCACAGCGACCATGAAAGTGGTAATGTAAGCGCGCACACCGGACACCTTGTAGGAAGCTCACTAAGTGATGTCTATCTTTCCATCTCATCAATGGTCAACGGTCTTGCCGGACCGCTTCACGGGTTAGCCAACCAGGAAGTTCTGCGTTGGTTACAACAATTAATGGACCGCATGGGAGGAAAAATCCCTAATGAGGAAGAAATGAAACAATTTGTGTGGGACACATTAAATTCAGGTCAGGTTATACCAGGGTATGGTCACGCAGTATTGCGCAAAACAGATCCACGTTATGCATTGCAAAGAGAGTTTAGCCTTAAGCATCTGAAAGAAGACCCGCTATTCAAATATGTGGACATGCTCTATAAAGTTGTTCCACCAATTCTTAAAGAACAAGGTAAAGCCAAAAACCCATGGCCTAACGTCGATGCACAAAGTGGAATAATACAGTGGCACTATGGCATTACCGAGTATGACTTTTACACAGTACTATTTGGAATAGGAAGAGCTATAGGTATTACAGCCAATTTAATTTGGGACAGAGCACTCGGCTATCCACTTGAAAGGCCCAAATCCCTTACCACAGAAATGTTGGAAGAGATAGCAGGAATCAATAAAAGCGATAAATAA
- a CDS encoding aconitase/3-isopropylmalate dehydratase large subunit family protein, which yields MSNNKQTFVEKILDAPVGSIVFKKPDLVLTHDNSASIKGTFEKMGGQKVANPDQLLMVLDHNAPPTNAKLATQYQTIRDFASEQSVNKFHDVGDGICHQIMADHAKPGMIIVGSDSHTCTAGAFNALAAGIDRTEAAGIWRRGETWFRVPETIKINLSGKLPEGVYAKDLSLYIIGMIGSAGANYMSIEYHGEGVKTLDISERMTIANLASEMGGKNAVFPPDEVLEAWLGKKVTNGFWADEGASYAREIHINLSELYPLTAAPHHVDNVKAIAEVKGKAIQQALIGTCTNGRIEDLRIAAKILRGKKVPADVQLLIAPASKKIYLQAIKEGLISDFIEAGANVLGASCGPCLGTGQGIPADDYTVISTANRNFKGRMGNKNAEIYLASPAAVALSALNGEITDPRDKPGNEKFPYPKAEGNTIEIQPGDNRHLNGVWNYADADNLNTDQMFAGNLTYNIMSSDPEAIMEHLFAGFDENFAKNVQEGDIIVAGENFGCGSSREHPAVGLAHAGVKAVIVKSVNRIFYRSCINQGLLLIVNKDIVEQYNPGDQIEANLAKGKVTVGDNTFDIPPLPEKLMEVIEKKGLVNWIKAQA from the coding sequence ATGAGCAACAATAAACAAACTTTTGTAGAAAAAATTCTGGACGCACCAGTGGGTAGCATCGTTTTTAAAAAGCCCGACCTGGTACTGACACACGATAATAGCGCCAGTATAAAAGGCACTTTTGAGAAAATGGGTGGACAAAAGGTAGCCAATCCCGACCAACTCTTAATGGTATTGGACCATAATGCCCCTCCCACCAATGCAAAACTGGCTACGCAATATCAAACCATCCGGGACTTTGCATCAGAACAATCGGTTAATAAATTCCATGATGTAGGTGATGGTATATGCCATCAAATCATGGCCGACCATGCCAAACCCGGAATGATTATCGTTGGGAGCGACAGCCACACCTGTACAGCAGGAGCATTTAATGCACTGGCTGCGGGTATTGACAGAACAGAAGCTGCAGGGATTTGGCGACGCGGAGAAACATGGTTCAGGGTACCAGAAACAATCAAAATAAACCTCTCAGGAAAATTACCCGAAGGTGTTTATGCCAAAGACCTTTCGCTGTATATCATTGGTATGATAGGTTCTGCCGGAGCCAACTATATGAGCATAGAGTATCATGGAGAGGGCGTAAAAACCCTTGACATATCAGAACGTATGACCATTGCGAATCTGGCATCAGAAATGGGTGGTAAGAATGCAGTATTTCCTCCTGATGAGGTACTGGAGGCATGGCTTGGCAAAAAAGTAACCAATGGTTTCTGGGCAGACGAAGGAGCCAGTTATGCTCGCGAAATACACATTAACCTCTCAGAGTTATACCCGCTTACTGCAGCTCCACACCATGTGGATAATGTAAAGGCTATTGCCGAAGTCAAAGGGAAAGCCATACAGCAGGCACTGATAGGAACCTGCACAAACGGCCGCATTGAGGATCTGAGAATTGCAGCAAAGATATTACGTGGCAAAAAAGTTCCCGCAGATGTGCAATTACTCATAGCCCCGGCCTCGAAAAAAATATATCTGCAGGCCATAAAAGAAGGTCTGATCAGCGACTTTATTGAAGCAGGTGCCAACGTGCTTGGAGCAAGCTGCGGGCCTTGTTTGGGTACAGGCCAGGGCATACCAGCCGACGATTATACCGTGATATCAACTGCCAATAGAAATTTCAAAGGACGCATGGGTAATAAAAACGCAGAAATTTATCTTGCTTCCCCGGCTGCCGTGGCACTAAGTGCCTTAAATGGAGAAATAACTGATCCACGTGATAAGCCAGGAAACGAAAAATTCCCCTATCCAAAAGCTGAAGGCAATACCATTGAAATACAACCCGGCGACAACAGGCACCTCAACGGTGTGTGGAACTATGCCGATGCAGACAACCTGAACACAGACCAGATGTTTGCCGGAAACCTCACCTACAACATTATGAGCTCTGACCCTGAGGCTATTATGGAGCACCTCTTTGCTGGTTTCGATGAAAATTTCGCCAAAAATGTACAGGAAGGAGATATTATTGTAGCCGGAGAAAACTTTGGTTGTGGTAGTTCCAGGGAGCACCCTGCAGTCGGACTAGCTCATGCAGGCGTAAAGGCCGTAATTGTAAAATCTGTAAACAGAATTTTTTACAGGTCGTGTATCAACCAGGGGCTATTACTTATTGTAAACAAAGATATAGTTGAACAATACAACCCCGGTGATCAGATAGAAGCCAACCTGGCTAAAGGGAAAGTTACAGTGGGAGATAATACTTTTGATATCCCGCCATTACCTGAAAAATTAATGGAAGTTATTGAAAAGAAAGGTCTGGTGAATTGGATAAAAGCCCAGGCATAA
- a CDS encoding L-threonylcarbamoyladenylate synthase: MSDYIKLYQEATDQGLVRNVAEILEEGAIVILPTDSVYSLACDIQNERALEKMARLKGLKLKEAEFSIICENLSQLSDYCKPINNQIFKLLKKNLPGPFTFILEANNNIPKIFKKNKKTVGIRIPDNNITRQIVGELGRAVIVTSVKDDDEILEYTTDPELIYEQYEKQVDMVVDGGLGHIKPSTVVDCSSGGVEIIREGIGELKL; this comes from the coding sequence ATGTCAGACTATATTAAACTCTACCAGGAGGCAACTGATCAGGGCCTTGTAAGAAATGTGGCCGAAATACTTGAAGAAGGGGCAATAGTAATATTGCCTACTGACTCAGTGTATAGTCTGGCATGTGATATTCAAAATGAGCGCGCATTAGAGAAAATGGCCCGGCTTAAGGGGCTGAAGTTAAAAGAAGCTGAATTCTCAATTATATGCGAAAACCTTAGTCAACTTTCAGATTATTGTAAACCTATCAATAATCAGATTTTTAAATTATTGAAAAAGAATCTCCCGGGACCGTTCACCTTCATACTCGAAGCCAACAATAATATCCCGAAAATCTTCAAGAAAAACAAAAAGACAGTAGGGATACGGATTCCCGATAATAATATTACCCGACAAATAGTAGGTGAACTCGGGCGGGCTGTAATCGTTACATCTGTAAAAGACGATGATGAGATACTCGAATATACAACCGACCCGGAATTAATTTATGAGCAATACGAAAAACAGGTCGATATGGTTGTTGATGGCGGATTGGGTCATATAAAACCCTCAACTGTAGTTGATTGCTCATCAGGCGGTGTAGAAATAATTCGTGAAGGAATTGGAGAACTCAAATTATAA
- a CDS encoding EamA family transporter: MHAHFELMWFYFALSSALLSATAAIFEKRVLFETGALSFSFLLALFNAVFSLPFLLFIDLSAVTLTTYLYVALKSLLGSISFLLVMSGIKRLELSSALPLLVLTPGLVAVFAWMFLGDILTGAEIFGMILLLAGTYMLQTGGFSNLLKPLRITFIKKGYWYIVGALAVFTLTSLLDKWLLSSYKLSPEVFLPLQHFFMALFYTVFAATGKVLRQALHFDLKKVWRLVLLVAVVTILYRYAHIWAVKTGAVALALSVKRTSVFFAALIGGYIFKEERLMFKAIAISIMVFGAIMVILD, translated from the coding sequence TTGCATGCACATTTTGAGCTTATGTGGTTTTATTTTGCTTTAAGTTCAGCTTTGTTATCTGCAACAGCGGCTATTTTTGAAAAGCGGGTGCTTTTTGAAACAGGAGCACTGTCGTTCTCATTTTTACTTGCTTTATTTAATGCCGTTTTTTCTTTGCCTTTTTTGCTCTTTATTGACTTGTCTGCCGTTACGTTGACCACATATTTGTATGTGGCGTTAAAATCTTTGTTAGGGAGTATATCCTTCTTGCTGGTTATGTCGGGTATTAAACGTCTTGAATTGAGCAGTGCCCTGCCACTTTTGGTGCTGACACCGGGATTGGTGGCTGTGTTTGCCTGGATGTTTTTGGGCGATATATTAACCGGAGCCGAAATATTTGGTATGATTTTGCTATTAGCCGGCACCTATATGTTGCAAACTGGTGGTTTTAGCAATTTGCTTAAGCCGTTGCGTATTACATTTATTAAAAAAGGGTACTGGTATATTGTTGGAGCGCTGGCAGTTTTTACATTGACATCACTGCTCGATAAATGGTTGCTTAGTTCTTATAAGTTAAGTCCTGAGGTTTTTCTGCCTCTACAGCATTTTTTTATGGCTCTGTTTTATACTGTTTTTGCCGCTACAGGTAAAGTATTAAGACAAGCTTTACATTTCGATTTAAAAAAAGTGTGGCGATTGGTTCTGTTAGTGGCAGTTGTAACCATTTTATATCGTTATGCACACATATGGGCTGTAAAAACAGGTGCTGTGGCTTTGGCCCTTTCGGTAAAGCGCACGTCAGTTTTTTTTGCAGCACTTATTGGTGGGTATATCTTTAAAGAGGAGCGGTTAATGTTTAAGGCTATAGCGATCTCAATAATGGTATTCGGAGCTATTATGGTTATATTGGATTAG
- a CDS encoding aconitase/3-isopropylmalate dehydratase large subunit family protein, producing the protein MGKTIIEKILASHSAKYDVKPGDIVDIEIDVRAARDFGGANVVKNIRDNNLTIVDPDKTFFTFDTNPTGSDQKYAVNQQICRQFAREYGIKVYDIDNGIGTHTMIHEGLVYSGRTAITTDSHANILGAVGAFGQGMGDKDIAAAWANGMIWFKTPKSIKLNFTGKRPEKVTAKDIVLNLLEKFGANTLLGYSVEFYGEAIDELTLDERITIASMGTEMGAITLIFPPTAEILKYSEARAGHKIEPVYADDDAEYDQEISLDISKFTPKVSLPGAPHDTQNIDKLDKIKIDSAFLGSCTNGRIEDLRTAAAILKGRQVAPGVVFKIVPSTNEVWEQALEDGLLQIFKNAGALISNAGCAGCAAGQVGQNGPGEITISTGNRNFPGKQGKGEVYLASPAVVAASAVAGYITTPENIPDEPLLFDTNYAPAPKSKTEKDKAVNEKKTVVEGRVWFIERDNIDTDMIFHNRYLSITDPEEMGQYAFDNLEGYEKFASQSEPGDIVVTGKNFGSGSSRQQAVDCFKVLGIQAIIAESFGAIYERNAINAAMPILAYDDISKLDLSTGDSVKVNFETGLMENLTKNKQTQIKPFSEVQMEIYQRGGLF; encoded by the coding sequence ATGGGAAAAACAATAATTGAAAAAATACTGGCTTCGCATTCTGCCAAATATGATGTAAAACCCGGAGACATTGTAGATATTGAAATTGATGTACGAGCTGCCAGAGACTTTGGTGGTGCCAATGTTGTAAAAAACATCAGAGACAACAACCTTACGATTGTAGATCCGGATAAAACCTTCTTTACTTTTGATACCAATCCAACCGGATCGGACCAAAAATATGCCGTTAACCAGCAAATTTGCAGACAATTTGCCCGCGAATATGGCATAAAAGTTTATGATATCGATAATGGAATCGGAACCCATACCATGATTCACGAAGGTCTGGTATATTCAGGACGCACAGCCATTACAACAGACTCGCATGCTAATATACTGGGTGCTGTAGGAGCCTTCGGTCAGGGCATGGGCGATAAAGATATAGCTGCAGCATGGGCAAATGGTATGATTTGGTTTAAGACTCCAAAATCAATTAAACTTAATTTTACAGGTAAACGTCCGGAGAAAGTCACTGCAAAGGATATCGTACTTAACCTGCTTGAAAAATTTGGGGCAAATACCCTACTTGGATACTCCGTGGAGTTTTATGGAGAAGCAATTGACGAGCTCACACTTGATGAACGTATCACCATTGCTTCGATGGGTACTGAAATGGGTGCCATTACACTTATATTTCCTCCTACAGCAGAAATATTAAAATATAGTGAAGCACGCGCTGGCCACAAAATAGAACCTGTTTACGCAGACGATGATGCCGAGTATGACCAGGAAATATCTCTGGATATCAGTAAATTCACCCCTAAAGTTTCATTACCCGGGGCTCCGCATGACACACAAAACATTGACAAGCTAGACAAAATCAAAATAGACTCTGCTTTTCTTGGCAGTTGCACTAACGGACGTATCGAAGACCTGAGAACTGCTGCAGCTATCCTCAAAGGACGACAGGTTGCACCGGGTGTTGTATTTAAAATCGTGCCTTCGACAAATGAAGTTTGGGAACAGGCCTTAGAAGACGGCCTGCTACAAATCTTTAAAAATGCAGGAGCATTAATCTCAAATGCCGGGTGTGCAGGATGTGCTGCCGGACAGGTAGGGCAAAATGGCCCCGGAGAAATTACTATTAGCACTGGTAACAGAAACTTCCCGGGAAAACAGGGTAAAGGAGAAGTTTACCTGGCCTCGCCGGCTGTAGTAGCCGCATCAGCAGTGGCTGGTTACATTACCACACCTGAAAATATACCAGACGAACCCTTACTTTTCGACACCAATTACGCACCCGCACCTAAAAGCAAAACAGAAAAAGACAAGGCCGTAAATGAGAAAAAAACTGTGGTTGAAGGCCGGGTCTGGTTTATTGAAAGAGACAATATCGATACTGACATGATTTTCCATAACCGGTATTTATCTATTACAGATCCCGAGGAAATGGGTCAATACGCCTTCGACAACCTTGAAGGTTATGAAAAATTTGCCTCACAATCTGAACCAGGTGATATTGTGGTTACAGGTAAAAACTTTGGTAGCGGTAGTTCGCGACAGCAAGCTGTAGACTGCTTTAAAGTACTTGGTATACAAGCCATAATTGCAGAATCATTTGGTGCTATTTATGAGCGAAACGCAATTAATGCTGCAATGCCCATTCTTGCTTATGATGATATTTCAAAACTGGACCTTTCAACCGGTGACAGCGTGAAAGTAAACTTCGAAACAGGGCTGATGGAGAACCTCACAAAAAATAAACAAACCCAGATTAAACCCTTTAGCGAAGTACAAATGGAAATATACCAAAGAGGTGGATTGTTTTAA